In Flavobacterium sp. N1736, the following are encoded in one genomic region:
- a CDS encoding glycoside hydrolase family 30 protein, with product MKKNSFKILCFLFSLTAFAQQPKTKKEFTTNGKKVTVYTTAENSKLRLTSTDNLTFSASKQPLETESSVFVQPSKKFQTFMGIGGAITDASAEIFAKLSKEKQTEFLNAYYDKQKGIGYSLLRTTIQSSDFSSGSYSYIEEGDKDLKTFSIDHDRQYRIPLIKQAIKTAGGKLTTYVAPWSPNAFMKSNKNVLKGGTLLPEYYQTWANFYAKFIKAYEKEGIPIWGTSTQNEPMAVQTWESCIYTAEDERDFIKNFLGPTLKKEKLGNVKIIVWDHNRDLMNYRANVIYSDPEASKYVWGMGFHWYENWSGGASMFDNVGKVHEAYPDKGLMFTEGCIEKFDAAKYQFWGNGERYGISMINDFNNGTAAWTDWNILLDQNGGPNHVGNFCFSPIHADTTTGELIYTPSYYYIGHFSKFIHLNAVRVSTAVSRSALLSTSFLNTDGTMATIVMNQSDKEITYNLIIAAQKTVVKIPAHAIQTLVY from the coding sequence ATGAAAAAAAATAGTTTTAAGATTCTATGCTTTTTGTTTTCGCTGACAGCATTTGCACAGCAGCCAAAAACAAAAAAAGAATTTACAACCAATGGAAAAAAAGTAACAGTTTATACAACAGCCGAAAATTCAAAATTAAGATTAACATCTACAGATAATTTAACTTTTTCAGCATCAAAACAACCTTTAGAAACAGAATCATCTGTTTTTGTACAACCATCTAAAAAGTTTCAAACCTTTATGGGAATTGGGGGTGCTATTACTGATGCGAGTGCCGAAATTTTTGCTAAACTTTCAAAAGAAAAGCAAACGGAATTTTTAAATGCCTACTACGATAAACAAAAAGGTATAGGCTATTCATTGCTAAGAACCACGATACAAAGTTCTGATTTTAGCAGTGGAAGCTACTCTTATATCGAAGAAGGAGATAAAGATTTAAAAACTTTTTCTATTGATCACGATAGACAATATCGCATTCCATTAATAAAGCAAGCCATAAAAACTGCCGGTGGAAAATTAACCACTTATGTTGCACCATGGTCGCCAAATGCTTTTATGAAAAGCAATAAAAACGTTTTAAAAGGCGGAACATTATTGCCGGAATATTATCAGACATGGGCAAATTTTTATGCCAAATTTATAAAAGCTTACGAGAAAGAAGGAATTCCAATTTGGGGAACTTCAACTCAAAACGAACCTATGGCAGTTCAAACCTGGGAATCTTGTATTTATACAGCAGAAGACGAAAGAGATTTTATTAAAAACTTTCTTGGGCCAACTTTGAAAAAAGAAAAACTGGGCAATGTAAAAATCATAGTCTGGGATCACAATCGTGATTTAATGAATTACAGAGCCAATGTCATTTATTCTGATCCCGAAGCTTCAAAGTACGTTTGGGGAATGGGTTTTCATTGGTACGAAAACTGGTCCGGCGGCGCATCAATGTTTGATAATGTTGGTAAAGTGCACGAAGCATATCCGGACAAAGGACTAATGTTTACAGAAGGATGTATCGAAAAATTTGACGCCGCAAAATATCAATTTTGGGGTAACGGAGAAAGATATGGTATTTCTATGATTAATGATTTTAATAATGGAACTGCTGCCTGGACAGATTGGAATATTCTTTTAGACCAAAACGGAGGACCAAATCATGTTGGAAATTTCTGTTTTTCGCCAATTCATGCTGATACAACTACGGGTGAATTAATTTATACACCATCGTATTATTACATCGGACATTTTTCAAAATTCATACACTTAAATGCAGTAAGAGTAAGCACAGCCGTAAGCAGAAGCGCTTTATTAAGTACTTCATTTTTAAATACCGACGGAACAATGGCAACAATTGTCATGAATCAATCTGACAAAGAAATTACATATAATTTGATTATAGCAGCTCAAAAAACAGTAGTCAAAATACCTGCGCATGCTATACAAACACTTGTTTATTAA
- a CDS encoding glycoside hydrolase family 30 protein, whose translation MKTINRILIASILVLQISCSSSKGVDNSLASASQTNKKIAVYTTAENTNLKLSLSNNFISTSQQTKSTVSITIDPEKTDQTFLGIGGAITDASAEVFAKLSPKKQQEFLTAYYNKNKGIGYTLARTNIHSCDFSSDSYTYITEGDKDLKTFNIDHDRKYRIPLLKKAIETAGGKLTLFASPWSPPAFMKDNNDILHGGVLLPEFAQSWANYYVKFIQEYEKEGIPVWGLTVQNEPMAKQRWESCIYTPEAERDFLKNFLGPTLEKEGLGAKNVIIWDHNRGDMLEKRANLVFSDPEVSKYAWGIGFHWYETWNGGTPKFESVAKVHEAFPNKNLLFTEGCIEKFDASKFQFWGNAERYGINMINDFNNGTVGWTDWNILLDQNGGPNHVGNFCFAPIHADTTKDELIFTPMYYYIGHFSKFIRPDAKRINETISDKTLLSTSFKNTDGKIVTIVMNQSNKDVVYNLTGSTLKTTITIPSHAIQTIIY comes from the coding sequence ATGAAAACCATCAATAGAATTTTAATAGCATCAATACTAGTTCTACAAATAAGTTGTTCTTCATCAAAGGGCGTAGATAATTCTTTAGCATCTGCATCCCAAACAAATAAAAAAATAGCAGTATATACCACTGCCGAAAACACAAACCTGAAATTATCATTATCAAATAATTTCATTTCAACATCACAGCAAACAAAATCAACAGTTTCGATTACAATAGATCCTGAAAAAACAGACCAGACTTTTCTGGGAATTGGCGGCGCAATTACAGATGCAAGTGCGGAAGTTTTTGCCAAATTATCGCCAAAAAAACAGCAGGAATTTCTTACTGCCTATTACAACAAAAACAAAGGAATTGGTTACACATTAGCCAGAACCAACATACATAGCTGTGATTTTAGCAGCGATAGTTATACCTATATTACCGAAGGCGACAAAGACCTCAAAACCTTCAATATTGATCACGACAGAAAATATCGAATTCCATTACTTAAAAAAGCAATAGAAACTGCCGGCGGGAAATTAACTTTATTTGCTAGTCCGTGGAGTCCCCCAGCTTTCATGAAAGACAATAATGATATTTTGCACGGCGGCGTTTTATTGCCAGAGTTTGCACAATCATGGGCAAATTACTATGTTAAATTTATTCAGGAATACGAAAAAGAAGGAATTCCGGTTTGGGGATTAACCGTTCAGAACGAACCAATGGCAAAGCAAAGATGGGAATCCTGCATTTATACGCCCGAAGCCGAAAGAGATTTCCTGAAAAACTTTCTTGGACCAACTTTAGAAAAAGAAGGACTTGGTGCTAAAAACGTGATTATTTGGGATCACAATCGCGGAGACATGTTAGAAAAAAGAGCCAATTTGGTTTTCTCAGATCCTGAAGTTTCAAAATATGCCTGGGGAATTGGATTTCACTGGTATGAAACCTGGAATGGCGGAACTCCAAAATTTGAATCAGTAGCTAAAGTTCACGAAGCATTTCCAAACAAAAATCTGCTATTTACAGAAGGCTGTATCGAAAAATTTGATGCTTCAAAATTTCAGTTTTGGGGAAATGCAGAACGATACGGAATCAATATGATCAACGATTTCAATAACGGAACCGTTGGCTGGACAGACTGGAATATTCTTTTAGACCAAAACGGAGGACCAAATCATGTTGGCAATTTCTGCTTTGCACCAATTCACGCAGACACCACAAAAGATGAATTAATCTTTACGCCAATGTATTATTATATTGGTCATTTCTCAAAATTTATTCGACCAGATGCTAAAAGAATAAACGAAACCATCAGCGATAAAACATTATTGAGTACATCATTTAAAAACACAGATGGAAAAATCGTCACCATTGTCATGAACCAATCCAATAAAGATGTTGTATACAATTTAACCGGCAGCACTTTAAAAACCACAATAACCATTCCGTCACACGCTATACAAACCATTATATATTAG
- a CDS encoding glycoside hydrolase family 30 protein, with the protein MKPNLKNAIQVLFFAAAVFTQVKCSSSNDTVENPPVSPPVTVTNDVDFWLTKGDQSVLLAKQSGVIGFGTTTNTFSNIEVDASQKYQTVDGFGYTLTGGSVDVINQLNTTKRTALLQELFGSAENSIGISYIRISIGASDLSADTFTYNDLATGETDLDLAKFSLEKDKNLIAVLKEILAINPKILILATPWSAPLWMKDKNSFVGGKLNTQYYDVYAKYFVKYIQQMKTEGITIDAVTPQNEPLHDGNNPSMYMSAGEQANFIKNNLGPAFKTANITTKIIAYDHNCDNANYPKEILADAAAFPFVDGSAFHLYAGNISALSDVYNAYPTKNIYFTEQFTASTGDFGGDLKWHLKNVIIGSMRNFSRNALEWNLANNASFQPHTQGGCTTCKGAITITSSDNFQRNVAYYIIAHASKFVPAGSVRIASNTSGNLQNVAFLTPSGSKVLIVENDGSANETFNIKYNGKWVAITLDAGAVGTYIWK; encoded by the coding sequence ATGAAACCAAATCTTAAAAATGCCATACAAGTATTGTTTTTTGCGGCAGCAGTATTTACTCAGGTAAAATGCTCCTCATCCAACGATACTGTTGAAAATCCTCCGGTATCGCCGCCCGTTACCGTTACAAATGATGTTGATTTTTGGTTAACAAAAGGAGATCAAAGCGTTTTATTGGCAAAGCAAAGCGGAGTAATAGGATTTGGAACAACAACTAATACGTTTTCAAATATAGAAGTAGACGCTTCTCAAAAATACCAGACAGTCGACGGTTTTGGATATACGTTAACAGGAGGAAGTGTAGATGTAATCAACCAGTTAAATACAACAAAAAGAACAGCACTTTTACAGGAATTATTTGGCTCTGCCGAAAATTCAATAGGAATAAGTTATATCAGAATCAGTATTGGAGCTTCAGATTTAAGCGCAGATACTTTTACTTATAATGACCTTGCAACCGGAGAAACTGATTTAGATCTTGCTAAATTTAGTTTAGAAAAAGACAAAAATTTAATTGCAGTATTAAAAGAAATTTTAGCCATTAATCCTAAAATTTTAATCCTGGCAACACCGTGGTCAGCGCCACTTTGGATGAAAGATAAAAACAGCTTTGTTGGAGGAAAACTAAACACCCAATATTATGATGTTTACGCTAAATATTTTGTAAAATATATTCAGCAAATGAAAACAGAAGGAATTACAATTGATGCCGTAACGCCTCAAAATGAACCTTTGCACGACGGAAATAATCCAAGCATGTATATGTCTGCAGGAGAACAGGCAAACTTTATTAAAAATAATTTAGGTCCGGCTTTCAAAACAGCCAATATCACCACAAAAATTATTGCTTACGACCACAATTGTGACAACGCAAATTATCCGAAAGAAATTTTAGCAGATGCCGCTGCATTTCCTTTTGTAGACGGATCGGCTTTTCATTTATATGCGGGAAATATCAGTGCACTTTCAGATGTATATAATGCTTATCCAACAAAAAACATCTATTTCACAGAACAATTTACAGCATCAACCGGAGACTTTGGAGGAGATTTAAAATGGCATCTTAAAAATGTCATTATTGGCTCAATGAGAAATTTCAGCAGAAATGCTTTAGAATGGAATTTAGCCAATAACGCGTCTTTTCAGCCACATACACAAGGCGGCTGTACGACTTGCAAAGGCGCGATAACCATAACTTCAAGCGATAATTTTCAGCGCAACGTGGCGTATTATATCATTGCCCATGCGTCAAAATTTGTTCCGGCAGGTTCTGTTAGAATTGCAAGTAACACCAGCGGAAATTTACAGAACGTTGCATTCTTAACACCATCAGGCTCAAAAGTATTAATTGTTGAAAATGACGGATCGGCAAACGAAACCTTCAATATTAAATACAATGGCAAATGGGTAGCCATAACGCTGGATGCCGGAGCCGTTGGCACTTATATATGGAAATAA
- a CDS encoding cellulase family glycosylhydrolase has translation MKKIIITVQLLVSITVFGQGFLHRDGQKIVDGNGKNIILRGLGVGGWMVQEGYMLQTQPFASPQYMIKQKIQDVIGEEGTKEFYAAYKANGITKRDVDSLAKWGFNSIRLPMHYNLYTPPIEQEKNGEITWIEEGFTMTDNLVKWCAENKIYLILDLHATPGGQGNDAAISDYDTTKPSLWQSDANQKKMIALWKKLASRYRDNPWIGAYDIINEPNWNFTGTNKNGCDENSNGPLRDLMVQVTKAIREVDTNHLIFIEGNCWGNNYKGIFPLWDENMALSFHKYWNYNTTASIQKMLDYRQQYNVPIWLGESGENSNVWFKDALTLVETNNIGWAFWPMKKIENIAGVTSVTKIPEYDVLLKYWKDGGEKPSEDFAKKALMKMADNYKMENVTVKPDVIDAMFRQVQTNDTKPYKKHRIPGKIAATHYDLGTNEKAYSDKDFVNYRVETGKFDQWNKGNTMRNDGVDILPCKDSGSNGYQVSFIEDGEWLQYTIEAAKSGVYNVAIRYSGEAEGKLHLEIENGKKSEPISLSKTGNNDKWETIVLSGIELKKGTNKIKVVFDKGGFNLNYLEFSEAKKSQPKK, from the coding sequence ATGAAAAAAATAATTATAACAGTACAGCTATTAGTTTCAATTACAGTTTTCGGACAAGGTTTTTTACACAGAGACGGACAGAAAATTGTTGATGGAAACGGAAAAAATATAATATTAAGAGGATTAGGCGTTGGGGGCTGGATGGTTCAGGAAGGCTATATGTTACAAACACAGCCTTTTGCAAGTCCGCAATATATGATAAAACAAAAAATTCAGGACGTAATTGGCGAAGAAGGAACCAAAGAATTTTATGCAGCCTATAAAGCAAACGGAATTACAAAACGAGACGTTGATTCGCTGGCAAAATGGGGATTTAATTCCATTCGATTACCAATGCATTACAATTTATATACACCGCCAATTGAGCAGGAAAAAAATGGTGAAATAACCTGGATTGAAGAAGGTTTTACCATGACAGATAATTTGGTAAAATGGTGTGCCGAGAATAAAATTTACCTTATTCTGGATTTGCATGCAACGCCCGGAGGTCAGGGAAATGATGCTGCAATTTCTGATTACGACACTACAAAACCATCCTTATGGCAAAGTGATGCCAATCAGAAAAAAATGATTGCACTTTGGAAAAAACTGGCTTCGAGATACAGAGACAATCCATGGATTGGGGCTTACGATATTATCAACGAACCAAACTGGAATTTTACCGGAACCAATAAAAATGGCTGCGACGAAAACTCAAACGGACCTTTAAGAGACTTGATGGTTCAGGTGACAAAAGCAATTCGTGAAGTCGATACAAACCATTTAATTTTTATTGAAGGAAATTGCTGGGGAAATAATTACAAAGGAATTTTTCCTTTATGGGATGAAAATATGGCGTTGAGTTTTCATAAATACTGGAATTACAATACAACAGCTTCTATCCAGAAAATGCTCGATTACAGACAGCAATACAACGTTCCGATCTGGTTGGGAGAAAGTGGAGAAAACTCAAATGTTTGGTTTAAAGATGCCTTGACATTAGTAGAAACCAACAATATTGGATGGGCTTTTTGGCCAATGAAAAAAATTGAAAATATTGCCGGAGTAACTTCTGTAACCAAAATTCCGGAGTATGATGTTTTACTAAAATACTGGAAAGACGGCGGAGAAAAACCATCGGAAGATTTTGCTAAAAAAGCATTGATGAAAATGGCGGATAATTACAAAATGGAAAATGTAACCGTAAAACCGGATGTAATTGATGCCATGTTCAGACAAGTGCAGACGAATGATACAAAACCGTATAAAAAACACAGAATTCCGGGAAAAATTGCGGCAACGCATTATGATTTAGGAACGAATGAAAAAGCATATTCAGACAAAGATTTTGTGAATTACAGAGTCGAAACCGGAAAATTTGATCAATGGAATAAAGGCAATACGATGCGAAATGATGGTGTCGACATTTTACCCTGCAAAGATTCAGGCTCAAACGGTTATCAGGTTTCTTTTATTGAAGATGGAGAATGGCTGCAATACACCATTGAAGCTGCAAAAAGTGGCGTATACAATGTAGCAATTCGTTATTCTGGCGAAGCAGAAGGCAAACTTCATTTAGAGATTGAAAATGGCAAAAAATCAGAACCAATTTCGCTTTCAAAAACAGGAAATAATGACAAATGGGAAACAATTGTTTTATCAGGAATTGAATTAAAAAAAGGAACAAATAAAATCAAAGTAGTTTTTGATAAAGGAGGTTTCAATTTGAATTATTTAGAATTCTCTGAAGCCAAAAAAAGTCAACCTAAAAAATAA
- a CDS encoding endonuclease/exonuclease/phosphatase family protein, with protein MKKVNAFYLVVILIFVSGSFYGQNLKMMTYNIRLDVASDGENAWANRKYFFTSQIKFYSPDIFGIQEALPNQVIDIASALSEYNKFGIGREEKGEGEACTIYYKKDRFQVDKINTFWLSENPNVVSRGWDAACNRVCTSALFKDLKTKKFFWVFNLHLDHVGNEARVKGVQLVLSKIKEFNTKNYPVFLMGDFNSEPDTPQIAEIKKVMNDTKDVSVEKPFGPYGTFNDFEHNKPVTLLLDYIFISKNSGLTVQKHAVLSDSKDLKYPSDHLPVLIEIH; from the coding sequence ATGAAAAAAGTAAATGCGTTTTATTTAGTCGTAATCCTAATTTTTGTTAGTGGTTCATTCTATGGTCAGAATTTAAAAATGATGACCTATAATATTCGTTTAGATGTTGCTTCAGATGGAGAAAATGCCTGGGCAAACAGAAAATATTTTTTCACATCGCAAATAAAGTTTTACAGTCCTGATATTTTTGGTATTCAGGAAGCACTTCCAAATCAGGTTATTGATATAGCTTCGGCTTTGTCTGAGTATAACAAATTTGGAATTGGACGAGAAGAAAAAGGAGAAGGAGAAGCCTGTACGATTTACTATAAAAAAGATCGTTTTCAGGTTGATAAAATAAATACATTTTGGTTGTCGGAAAACCCTAATGTAGTTTCCAGAGGTTGGGATGCTGCTTGTAACAGAGTCTGTACGTCGGCTCTTTTTAAAGATTTAAAAACAAAAAAGTTTTTTTGGGTTTTTAACCTGCATCTCGACCATGTTGGAAACGAGGCAAGAGTAAAAGGAGTACAATTAGTGCTTTCGAAAATAAAAGAGTTCAATACTAAAAATTATCCCGTTTTTCTGATGGGAGATTTTAATTCAGAACCCGATACGCCTCAAATTGCCGAAATAAAAAAAGTAATGAATGATACGAAAGATGTTTCAGTAGAAAAACCTTTTGGCCCATACGGAACTTTTAATGATTTTGAACATAATAAGCCGGTAACACTATTATTAGATTATATTTTTATTTCTAAAAATAGCGGGTTAACAGTTCAAAAACATGCAGTATTAAGTGATTCAAAAGATTTAAAATATCCATCGGATCATTTGCCCGTTTTAATAGAAATACATTAA